In Allocoprobacillus halotolerans, a genomic segment contains:
- the tsaE gene encoding tRNA (adenosine(37)-N6)-threonylcarbamoyltransferase complex ATPase subunit type 1 TsaE, with the protein MVDFQNEQDMIDFGEELAKHLFPNAIITLEGELGVGKTTFTKGIGKGLGVTKIINSPTFTIVKEYQGRMPFYHFDAYRLEGENEELGFEEMFENDGICVIEWPMYIQDILPVNRLEIHMTKNNDQTRRMDFIAHGEKYQQLLKEMDICYN; encoded by the coding sequence ATCGTGGATTTTCAAAATGAACAGGATATGATTGATTTTGGAGAAGAACTTGCAAAACACTTATTTCCCAATGCAATTATTACTTTAGAAGGTGAGTTAGGGGTTGGAAAAACAACTTTTACAAAAGGAATTGGAAAAGGATTAGGAGTAACCAAAATTATTAATTCACCAACTTTTACGATTGTTAAAGAATATCAAGGGAGAATGCCTTTTTATCATTTTGATGCTTATCGTTTAGAGGGTGAAAATGAAGAATTGGGATTTGAAGAAATGTTTGAAAATGATGGTATCTGTGTGATTGAATGGCCGATGTATATTCAAGACATTTTACCAGTAAACAGATTAGAAATACATATGACAAAAAATAACGATCAGACACGTCGTATGGATTTTATAGCTCATGGTGAAAAATATCAGCAATTATTAAAGGAGATGGATATATGTTACAATTAA
- a CDS encoding DUF402 domain-containing protein — protein MNKTFVGQNILIHCYKHDGSIHRCWDKGLVLEETPHHYIVVNNRTLVTEADGRKWYTREPAICYFPKRKWYNVICMIRKTGVHFYCNIASPTLYDGEALKYIDYDLDLKVFPDYKYKILDEEEYQQHKVAMNYSDELDDILHRQLSQLIDMTMNMSGPFRPGFAQYWYHYYQSGNYRKRRDHRGFSK, from the coding sequence ATGAATAAGACATTTGTTGGTCAAAATATCCTTATTCATTGTTATAAACATGATGGAAGTATTCATCGTTGTTGGGATAAAGGACTGGTTTTAGAAGAAACACCACATCATTATATTGTTGTCAATAATAGAACTTTGGTAACAGAAGCTGATGGACGTAAATGGTATACAAGGGAACCAGCGATTTGTTATTTCCCAAAACGAAAATGGTATAATGTCATTTGTATGATTCGTAAGACGGGGGTGCATTTTTATTGCAATATTGCATCTCCTACATTGTATGATGGTGAAGCTTTAAAATATATTGATTATGATTTAGATTTAAAAGTCTTCCCTGATTATAAGTATAAGATTTTAGATGAAGAAGAATATCAGCAGCATAAAGTTGCAATGAATTATAGTGATGAATTGGATGATATATTACATCGTCAACTTTCTCAATTGATTGATATGACGATGAATATGTCAGGACCATTTAGACCGGGCTTTGCCCAGTATTGGTATCATTATTACCAAAGTGGAAATTATAGAAAAAGGAGGGATCATCGTGGATTTTCAAAATGA